A genome region from Candidatus Methylomirabilota bacterium includes the following:
- a CDS encoding ABC transporter permease: protein MAIRTLDVPLHDTLPEARGWGRALGLFIRKNPLGAAGAVLAILLILAAIFADALATHNPIRTSSRVLVAPGSEFWLGTDNLGRDLWSRLIYGSRISLLVGIASTLLGAVTGGLVGLVSGYVGGKTDLVAQRLMDIMQALPILVLALVMAAALGPSLTNTIIAISVVIAPRAARVVRASVLAIREFVYIESARALGARHARIALRHVLPNTFGPFVVLVTAQLGGAILAEAALSFLGLGIPEPYPSWGRMLSIAAAEYARKAPWLVIYPGLAISLAVFGTNLLGDALRDTLDPRLRGN from the coding sequence ATGGCGATCCGCACCCTCGACGTCCCCCTGCACGACACGCTCCCCGAGGCGCGGGGATGGGGGCGCGCCCTCGGGCTCTTCATCCGGAAGAACCCGCTGGGGGCGGCGGGCGCCGTGCTCGCAATTCTCCTCATCCTCGCCGCGATCTTCGCGGACGCGCTCGCCACCCACAACCCCATCCGGACGTCCTCGCGGGTGCTGGTGGCGCCGGGTAGCGAGTTCTGGCTCGGCACCGATAATCTCGGCCGCGACCTCTGGAGCCGGCTGATCTACGGCTCGCGCATCTCGCTCCTCGTGGGCATCGCCTCCACGCTGCTGGGCGCGGTGACGGGCGGCCTGGTGGGGCTCGTCTCCGGCTACGTGGGCGGGAAGACTGACCTCGTCGCGCAGCGGCTCATGGACATCATGCAGGCGCTGCCCATCCTGGTGCTCGCCCTCGTGATGGCGGCGGCGCTGGGGCCCTCCCTTACCAACACGATCATCGCGATCTCGGTGGTGATCGCCCCGCGCGCGGCCCGGGTGGTGCGGGCGAGCGTGCTCGCGATCCGTGAGTTCGTCTACATCGAGTCCGCCCGCGCGCTCGGCGCGCGGCACGCGCGCATCGCCCTGCGCCACGTGCTGCCCAACACGTTCGGGCCGTTCGTGGTGCTGGTCACCGCCCAGCTCGGGGGCGCCATCCTCGCCGAGGCGGCGCTGTCCTTCCTCGGCCTCGGTATCCCCGAGCCGTATCCCTCCTGGGGGCGCATGCTGTCGATCGCGGCGGCGGAGTACGCGCGCAAGGCGCCGTGGCTCGTGATCTACCCCGGGCTCGCCATCAGCCTCGCCGTTTTCGGCACCAACCTCCTCGGCGACGCCCTCCGCGACACGCTCGACCCGCGCCTGCGCGGCAACTGA
- a CDS encoding ABC transporter permease, which translates to MRVYVLKRIVIAGVTLLGMSILIFVLMRLAPGNITDIIYESAGYVDEADRKKLEAELGIDKPVAIQYTRWLGEFVRGDLGKSYRYDLPAWEVIKPRLPVSLELAFIALVFSIVLGVPAGVVSAVSRGRPIDYVLRVLSLAGLSMPSFWLGMIVILLLVRSLGWIPSMTYVSPFENLGANLFQFLLPGLAVGYRSSALIMRITRSTMLEVLREDYIRTAWAKGQRQTFVVWRHALKNASLPVITLIGIEFAFLIGGLIVTETVFNLPGVARYLVDAIQFRDYPIVQNLVMLIAVVVVFANLTVDLLYTWLDPRIKYGNA; encoded by the coding sequence ATGCGGGTCTACGTGCTGAAGCGGATCGTCATCGCCGGCGTCACGCTGCTGGGGATGTCGATCCTCATCTTCGTCCTCATGCGCCTGGCCCCCGGCAACATCACCGACATCATCTACGAGTCCGCCGGGTACGTGGACGAGGCGGACCGGAAGAAGCTCGAGGCGGAGCTCGGCATCGACAAGCCGGTGGCCATCCAGTACACGCGCTGGCTCGGCGAGTTCGTGCGCGGCGATCTCGGCAAGTCGTACCGCTACGATCTCCCCGCGTGGGAGGTCATCAAGCCGCGCCTGCCGGTGTCGCTGGAGCTGGCGTTCATCGCTCTCGTGTTCTCGATCGTCCTCGGTGTGCCCGCGGGCGTGGTCAGTGCGGTGAGCCGCGGGCGGCCCATCGACTACGTCCTCCGAGTGCTCTCCCTCGCCGGGCTCTCCATGCCCTCCTTCTGGCTGGGCATGATCGTAATCCTCCTGCTCGTGCGTTCCCTCGGCTGGATCCCGTCCATGACGTACGTTTCGCCCTTCGAGAACCTCGGCGCCAACCTTTTCCAGTTCCTCCTGCCCGGCCTCGCGGTGGGGTACCGCAGCTCGGCCCTCATCATGCGGATCACGCGCTCGACCATGCTGGAAGTGCTGCGCGAGGACTACATCCGCACCGCGTGGGCCAAGGGACAGCGGCAGACGTTCGTGGTGTGGCGCCACGCGCTCAAGAACGCCTCGCTGCCCGTCATCACCCTGATCGGCATCGAGTTCGCGTTCCTCATCGGCGGCCTCATCGTCACCGAGACGGTGTTCAACCTGCCCGGGGTCGCGCGGTATCTCGTCGACGCCATCCAGTTCCGGGACTACCCGATCGTGCAGAACCTCGTCATGCTGATCGCGGTGGTGGTGGTGTTCGCCAACCTCACCGTGGATCTCCTCTACACCTGGCTCGATCCCCGCATCAAGTACGGGAACGCGTGA
- a CDS encoding ABC transporter substrate-binding protein, with protein sequence MTRPRSLRSLPFGAVLVLLLVAPGWAQTPKYGGVLVTHPLSAAPSLSPHEESTVAVTQQAGPCFNNLVYYDPAKKVESVDTIIPELAERWSWQDGYRNLIFFLRRDVKFHDGKPFTSADVKYTFDAVRGAPDAKVKLKVNPRKLWYENIEHIEAPDPYTVVFRLKKPQPSLLPMLASGYSPVYPAHVPLAEFKNKCIGTGPFKLKENKPGELVEYVKNPDYFVKGRPYLDGIKFIVIRDRSTQIAAVQSGQLDVAGTGWNRTNAEDAKKGAPKLTVVETDSNVNDNILINYKKPPFNDRRIRRAIDLALDRKAYLVGPRQGAATFGGALLPRPAGVWGLPAAEIAKLPGMGDAAKQKAEAKKLLAEAGYGPSNPLKFTLATRALAIYVDTASWMVDQLAQVGIEATLEQIETGVWHPKMTRLEYSVALNLTGIGIDDPDAQLFENYRCGSQRNFSGYCSEEIDRLMVEQSQTTDPKKRLVLVNEIDRRLQADGARPILGWGKQHWVLWPHVKGWVTHENSIYNVSRRQDVWLDK encoded by the coding sequence ATGACCCGTCCTCGCTCGCTCAGATCGCTCCCGTTCGGCGCGGTGCTCGTTCTGCTGCTCGTCGCGCCGGGGTGGGCGCAGACTCCGAAGTACGGCGGCGTCCTGGTGACCCACCCGCTGTCGGCGGCTCCCAGCTTGTCGCCCCACGAGGAATCCACCGTCGCCGTCACCCAGCAGGCGGGCCCCTGCTTCAACAACCTCGTCTACTACGACCCGGCGAAGAAGGTGGAGAGCGTCGACACCATCATCCCCGAGCTCGCCGAGCGATGGTCCTGGCAGGACGGTTACCGGAACCTCATCTTCTTCCTGAGACGGGATGTGAAATTTCACGACGGGAAGCCCTTCACCTCGGCGGACGTGAAGTACACCTTCGACGCGGTCCGCGGCGCGCCCGACGCCAAAGTCAAGCTGAAGGTGAACCCGCGCAAGCTCTGGTACGAGAACATCGAGCACATCGAGGCGCCCGATCCGTACACCGTGGTGTTCCGCCTCAAGAAGCCTCAACCGTCGCTCTTGCCCATGCTCGCGTCCGGCTACTCGCCGGTCTACCCGGCCCACGTGCCCCTCGCCGAGTTCAAGAACAAGTGCATCGGCACCGGGCCCTTCAAGCTCAAGGAGAACAAGCCGGGCGAGCTGGTCGAGTACGTGAAGAACCCGGACTACTTCGTGAAGGGCCGGCCGTATCTCGACGGCATCAAGTTCATCGTGATCCGCGACCGCTCCACCCAGATCGCCGCCGTCCAGTCCGGGCAGCTCGACGTGGCGGGCACCGGCTGGAACCGCACCAACGCCGAGGACGCCAAGAAGGGCGCGCCCAAGCTCACGGTGGTGGAGACCGACAGCAACGTCAACGACAACATCCTCATCAACTACAAGAAGCCGCCCTTCAACGATCGGCGCATCCGCCGGGCCATCGACCTTGCCCTGGACCGGAAGGCGTACCTGGTGGGGCCGCGCCAGGGCGCGGCGACGTTCGGGGGCGCGCTGCTGCCGCGGCCGGCCGGCGTATGGGGCCTTCCCGCTGCCGAGATCGCGAAGCTCCCCGGCATGGGTGATGCCGCGAAGCAGAAGGCGGAGGCCAAGAAGCTCCTCGCCGAAGCCGGGTACGGTCCGTCCAATCCCCTCAAGTTCACCCTGGCCACCCGCGCCCTCGCCATCTACGTGGATACCGCGAGCTGGATGGTGGACCAGCTCGCGCAGGTCGGCATCGAGGCCACCCTCGAGCAGATCGAGACCGGCGTGTGGCATCCCAAGATGACGCGGCTCGAGTACTCCGTGGCCCTGAACCTCACCGGGATCGGTATCGACGATCCCGACGCCCAGCTCTTCGAGAACTACCGCTGCGGCTCGCAGCGCAACTTCTCCGGATACTGCTCGGAGGAGATCGACCGGCTCATGGTGGAGCAGTCCCAGACCACGGACCCGAAGAAGCGCCTGGTTCTCGTGAACGAGATCGACCGTCGGCTCCAGGCCGACGGCGCCCGGCCCATCCTGGGCTGGGGCAAACAGCACTGGGTGCTGTGGCCGCACGTCAAGGGCTGGGTGACCCACGAGAACTCGATCTACAACGTGAGCCGTCGCCAGGACGTCTGGCTCGACAAGTAG
- a CDS encoding TRAP transporter substrate-binding protein, whose product MRTISTRLALTLLVLVGVLAFVAGWYSTPAPATAQAPIRWKMQTAWPLGVFPDDAAKLLVATIEKTSGGRLKIEVSPAGAVVPPFEIQDAVSRGVLDAGHTTPGYIIGKLAAFIPLTHGPLFGMDFIDYYGWYWEGGGHELLQEAYQQRLKMNVVSFQVHPEGPQAMGWFKKEIRTFNDIKGQRYRIFGIGAETYSKLGIATVTLPGGEIVPALERGAIDGAEWVNCSDDKILGIDKIAKYHYAPGMHEPVTVGEFIINKAKWDALPADLKEIVKVSVQASYWNHFVRFQEKTAKACVDMLAAGVKIIKTSDELNRSFLKAYDEIQNSNANKDDFYKKVTDSQKKYSSLVVPYRLSYWPNYNFIAEHYYKDKIWLK is encoded by the coding sequence ATGCGAACCATTTCCACCCGCCTCGCCCTCACCCTGCTGGTCCTCGTCGGCGTCCTTGCGTTCGTCGCCGGCTGGTACAGCACACCGGCGCCGGCCACCGCGCAGGCCCCGATCCGGTGGAAGATGCAGACCGCCTGGCCGCTGGGCGTCTTCCCCGACGACGCCGCCAAGCTACTGGTGGCCACGATCGAGAAGACCTCCGGCGGACGCCTCAAGATCGAGGTCTCGCCCGCGGGCGCGGTGGTGCCGCCCTTCGAGATCCAGGACGCGGTGAGCCGTGGCGTGCTGGACGCCGGGCACACCACGCCGGGCTACATCATCGGCAAGCTGGCCGCCTTCATTCCGCTCACCCACGGTCCTCTGTTTGGGATGGACTTCATCGACTACTACGGCTGGTACTGGGAGGGCGGCGGGCACGAGCTCCTCCAGGAGGCATACCAGCAGCGCCTCAAGATGAACGTGGTGAGCTTCCAGGTCCATCCCGAAGGGCCCCAGGCGATGGGCTGGTTCAAGAAGGAGATCCGTACCTTCAACGACATCAAGGGGCAGCGCTACCGCATCTTCGGCATCGGCGCGGAGACCTACAGCAAGCTCGGCATCGCCACCGTGACGCTGCCCGGCGGTGAGATCGTGCCCGCGCTCGAGCGGGGCGCGATCGACGGCGCGGAGTGGGTGAACTGCTCCGACGACAAGATCCTCGGCATCGACAAGATCGCCAAGTACCACTACGCCCCGGGCATGCACGAGCCCGTGACGGTGGGCGAGTTCATCATCAACAAGGCGAAGTGGGACGCGCTCCCGGCCGACCTGAAGGAGATCGTCAAGGTGTCGGTGCAGGCCTCCTACTGGAACCACTTCGTCCGCTTCCAGGAAAAGACCGCGAAAGCGTGCGTGGACATGCTCGCGGCCGGGGTCAAGATCATCAAGACGTCGGACGAGCTGAACCGGAGCTTCCTCAAGGCGTACGACGAGATCCAGAACAGTAACGCGAACAAGGACGACTTCTATAAGAAGGTCACCGACTCGCAGAAGAAGTACTCCAGCCTCGTCGTCCCCTATCGCCTGTCGTACTGGCCCAACTACAACTTCATCGCGGAGCACTACTACAAGGACAAGATCTGGCTGAAGTAG
- a CDS encoding TRAP transporter small permease subunit, which yields MAIAEAQAHDHREVSAGFRNAVAVIDRFADYVGRAVAWLIIPMTVAVTWEVVSRHFFRAPTIWAFDTVYMLYGTHFMLGTGYTLMRIGHVRTDMLYSRWSIRKQSRIDAIGYFFFFFPAMLALFYFGWQEAYHAFQIGETSDASPWRPIVWPFKFVIPATALLLLIQGVAELLKDIYAIRTGREWVHREQIEIG from the coding sequence GTGGCGATTGCCGAAGCGCAAGCACACGACCACCGTGAAGTCTCGGCGGGCTTTCGGAACGCCGTGGCCGTCATCGACCGCTTCGCCGACTACGTCGGCCGCGCCGTCGCCTGGCTCATCATCCCCATGACGGTGGCCGTCACCTGGGAGGTGGTGTCGCGCCATTTCTTCCGGGCGCCCACCATCTGGGCCTTCGACACCGTGTACATGCTCTACGGCACGCACTTCATGCTCGGGACCGGGTACACCCTCATGCGGATCGGGCACGTGCGCACCGACATGCTCTACTCGCGCTGGTCGATCCGGAAGCAGAGCCGGATCGACGCCATCGGGTACTTCTTCTTCTTCTTTCCGGCGATGCTCGCCCTCTTCTACTTCGGCTGGCAGGAAGCCTACCACGCCTTCCAGATCGGAGAGACGTCGGACGCGAGCCCCTGGCGCCCTATCGTGTGGCCCTTCAAGTTCGTCATCCCGGCCACCGCGCTGTTGCTCCTGATCCAGGGCGTCGCCGAGCTCCTCAAGGACATCTACGCCATCCGGACCGGCCGCGAGTGGGTGCATCGCGAGCAGATCGAAATCGGATGA
- a CDS encoding TRAP transporter large permease subunit — MSPELLGGIMLLVMLGAIFIGFPIAFTLLLLALIFGWIGLGDRAFYIMVFQTIGIMKEEVLAAVPLFIFMGYLMEQGGLMDRLFKGFQLMMGPVPGSLYVGVLITATIFGIAAGTVGATVVLMGIMAVPIMTKSGYDIRMSAGAITAGGTLGILVPPSVMLVVMGPVMGVSVAELYASCFGPGFLLAGIFIVYCVIRSLINPRLGPPLPREERTGSLKEIVIELTMGMLPHAILIIATLGTIIWGWATPTEAAAMGVVGAAFLAVVYREFTWRRLKDAVYNTILQSSTVIFLAVCGNVFGAVFSRLGTAKVATDALLSWDIPPVAMLTLIMVVIFLLGWPFEWPAIVLVFVPLMQPVIASMKIDMLWFATLIAVNLQTAFLSPPVAMSAYYLKGVAPQWSLGDIYHGMGQFMILQLIGLGLCIVFPEISLWFPRFLFGK, encoded by the coding sequence ATGAGCCCCGAGCTCCTCGGCGGCATCATGCTCCTGGTCATGCTGGGGGCCATCTTCATCGGCTTCCCCATCGCGTTCACGCTGCTGCTGCTCGCGCTGATCTTCGGCTGGATCGGGCTCGGCGATCGCGCCTTCTACATCATGGTGTTCCAGACCATCGGCATCATGAAGGAGGAGGTGCTCGCCGCCGTCCCGTTATTCATCTTCATGGGCTATCTGATGGAGCAGGGCGGGCTCATGGACCGTCTGTTCAAGGGCTTCCAGCTCATGATGGGCCCGGTGCCCGGCTCTCTCTACGTGGGCGTGCTGATCACCGCGACCATCTTCGGCATCGCCGCCGGCACCGTGGGCGCCACCGTCGTGCTCATGGGCATCATGGCGGTGCCCATCATGACGAAGTCCGGCTACGACATTCGGATGTCCGCCGGGGCCATCACTGCGGGCGGCACCCTCGGCATCCTCGTCCCGCCCAGCGTCATGCTCGTGGTCATGGGCCCGGTCATGGGGGTCTCCGTCGCGGAGCTCTACGCCTCGTGCTTCGGGCCCGGCTTCCTCCTCGCCGGCATCTTCATCGTCTATTGCGTCATCCGCAGCCTCATCAACCCGAGGCTCGGGCCTCCCCTGCCCCGGGAGGAGCGGACGGGGAGCCTCAAGGAGATCGTCATCGAGCTGACGATGGGGATGCTGCCGCACGCCATCCTCATCATCGCCACCCTGGGCACCATCATCTGGGGCTGGGCGACGCCCACCGAGGCGGCGGCCATGGGCGTGGTGGGCGCGGCCTTCCTCGCCGTCGTGTATCGCGAATTCACGTGGCGGCGGCTCAAGGACGCCGTCTACAACACGATCCTCCAATCCAGCACCGTCATCTTCCTCGCCGTCTGCGGCAACGTGTTCGGTGCGGTGTTCTCGCGGCTCGGGACGGCGAAGGTCGCCACCGATGCCCTCCTCTCCTGGGACATCCCGCCGGTGGCCATGCTCACGCTCATCATGGTGGTCATCTTCCTGCTGGGCTGGCCGTTCGAGTGGCCGGCCATCGTCCTGGTCTTCGTCCCCCTCATGCAGCCGGTCATCGCCTCGATGAAGATCGACATGCTGTGGTTCGCCACCCTCATCGCGGTGAATCTCCAGACCGCGTTCCTCTCGCCGCCGGTGGCGATGTCCGCGTACTACCTCAAGGGCGTGGCGCCGCAGTGGTCGCTGGGCGACATCTACCACGGCATGGGCCAGTTCATGATCCTGCAGCTCATCGGTCTCGGGCTGTGCATCGTCTTCCCCGAGATCTCGCTCTGGTTCCCGCGCTTCCTGTTCGGCAAGTGA
- a CDS encoding TRAP transporter substrate-binding protein has protein sequence MRHRTIVIAWIAFALPALILAAAVWRGPGDAAAQQKIVWKVQSAWPANNLLHISAVELAKMVEDMSGGRLKWEMTAAGTIVPAFEILDAVNRGIIDASHAWPGYWAGKNSAAGLFAPGPGGPFGMDREEYLGWLFAGGGLELYNELLQKELKMNVVVPVFTTSLPYWEPLGWFKRPFASLDDLRKMRFRTSGLGMEMMKTMGVSVVTLAGGEVIPALERGAIEGAEWAVPSHDILMGFHNVSKNYYMPDLRQPASYQEVLINKAKWDALPKDLQAIVKWAGMAEITRMTAYSVDQDSKAIEELEKKHGVKVLKTPDDVLKAQLPAIDRVYEAEAQKNPFFAKVLKSQKDFAARAVPHAQKIRPPIEMVVAHYWKK, from the coding sequence ATGAGGCATCGGACCATCGTCATCGCCTGGATCGCGTTCGCCCTCCCCGCCCTCATCCTCGCCGCAGCGGTCTGGCGAGGCCCCGGCGACGCCGCCGCGCAGCAGAAGATCGTCTGGAAGGTGCAGAGCGCGTGGCCGGCCAACAACCTCCTGCACATCTCCGCCGTCGAGCTGGCGAAAATGGTGGAGGACATGTCGGGCGGCCGGCTCAAGTGGGAGATGACCGCCGCCGGCACCATCGTCCCCGCCTTCGAGATCCTGGACGCGGTGAACCGCGGCATCATCGATGCCAGCCACGCCTGGCCCGGCTACTGGGCGGGCAAGAATTCCGCGGCCGGCCTCTTCGCGCCCGGGCCCGGCGGGCCCTTCGGCATGGACCGCGAGGAGTACCTCGGCTGGCTCTTCGCGGGCGGCGGGCTCGAGCTCTACAACGAGCTCCTGCAGAAGGAGCTGAAGATGAACGTGGTGGTGCCCGTCTTCACCACCAGTCTGCCGTACTGGGAGCCGCTCGGCTGGTTCAAGCGGCCGTTCGCGAGCCTCGACGATCTCCGCAAGATGCGGTTCCGCACCTCCGGCCTCGGGATGGAGATGATGAAGACGATGGGCGTGTCGGTGGTGACCCTCGCCGGCGGCGAGGTCATCCCCGCGCTGGAGCGGGGCGCCATCGAGGGCGCGGAGTGGGCCGTGCCCAGTCACGACATCCTCATGGGCTTCCACAACGTGTCGAAGAACTACTACATGCCCGACCTGCGCCAGCCCGCCTCTTATCAGGAAGTGCTCATCAACAAGGCCAAGTGGGACGCGCTCCCCAAGGATCTCCAGGCCATCGTGAAGTGGGCGGGCATGGCCGAGATCACCCGCATGACCGCGTACAGCGTGGATCAGGACAGCAAGGCCATCGAGGAGCTCGAGAAGAAGCACGGCGTGAAAGTGCTCAAGACACCCGACGACGTGCTCAAGGCCCAGCTCCCCGCCATCGACAGGGTGTACGAGGCCGAGGCGCAGAAGAACCCGTTCTTCGCCAAGGTCCTCAAGTCGCAGAAGGACTTCGCCGCCCGCGCGGTGCCGCACGCGCAGAAGATCCGCCCCCCGATCGAGATGGTCGTGGCCCACTACTGGAAGAAGTAG
- the mgtE gene encoding magnesium transporter, with amino-acid sequence MDERRLRKQDTAGVVVALEGAHDVDVAAALNAIPPEAAARVLGALPFDLAVRALNQPVLDRRARLFEHLPIDRAAALVAAMSDDQRADLFRELPGPVRARLLPAIDPATKESLRAILGYPATTAGGIMTTEHVEAPGDWTAGRALAQIRAVGHPHRPVYAVYVLDPLDRRLVHVVTLRELVLANPDQALLEIGDRRTPVTVGPWTDREEAARLIARYDLLAVPVVDEGGHILGIVTVDDMIDTMIKEQTEDLHKLGGVENLDEPYTRISFGAMIKKRAGWLCALFLSEMLTATAMQHFEGELSRAIVLTLFIPLVMSSGGNSGSQATSLIIRALALNEIGLRDWWRIVLRELPAGFTLGSILGVIGIARIAVWQLLGVYDYGAHWPLVAATVGLALVGVVMFGSLAGSMLPFLLRRSGFDPASASAPFVATLVDVTGLIIYFTVAYLVLRGTLL; translated from the coding sequence ATGGACGAGCGCCGTCTGAGGAAGCAGGACACCGCGGGCGTCGTGGTCGCGCTCGAGGGCGCGCACGACGTGGACGTGGCCGCGGCCCTGAACGCGATCCCCCCCGAGGCCGCGGCCCGCGTGCTGGGCGCGCTGCCCTTCGACCTGGCGGTGCGCGCGCTCAACCAGCCCGTGCTGGACCGCCGGGCGCGCCTGTTCGAGCATCTCCCCATCGACCGCGCGGCCGCCCTGGTCGCCGCGATGTCCGACGATCAACGCGCCGATCTCTTCCGCGAGCTGCCCGGGCCGGTGCGCGCGCGCCTTCTCCCCGCCATCGACCCCGCCACCAAGGAGTCGCTTCGGGCCATCCTCGGGTATCCGGCGACCACCGCGGGCGGCATCATGACCACCGAGCACGTGGAGGCGCCCGGCGACTGGACGGCCGGGCGCGCCCTGGCGCAGATCCGCGCGGTCGGGCATCCCCACCGGCCCGTCTATGCCGTCTACGTGCTGGATCCCCTCGACCGACGGCTCGTGCACGTGGTCACGCTGCGCGAGCTCGTCCTGGCGAATCCCGACCAGGCCCTGCTGGAGATCGGCGACCGGCGGACGCCGGTGACGGTGGGTCCGTGGACGGACCGCGAGGAGGCCGCGCGCCTCATCGCGCGCTACGACCTCCTCGCCGTCCCGGTGGTGGACGAGGGCGGGCACATCCTCGGCATCGTCACCGTCGACGACATGATCGACACGATGATCAAGGAGCAGACCGAGGATCTGCACAAGCTGGGCGGCGTCGAGAACCTGGACGAGCCCTACACGCGCATCAGCTTCGGCGCCATGATCAAGAAGCGGGCGGGCTGGCTCTGCGCGCTGTTCCTCAGCGAGATGCTCACCGCCACCGCCATGCAGCACTTCGAGGGCGAGCTGAGCCGCGCCATCGTGCTCACCCTCTTCATTCCGCTCGTCATGAGCTCGGGGGGCAACTCGGGCTCGCAGGCCACCTCGCTCATCATCCGCGCCCTCGCCCTCAACGAGATCGGCCTGCGCGACTGGTGGCGCATCGTGCTCCGCGAGCTGCCCGCCGGCTTCACCCTCGGCTCCATCCTCGGCGTGATCGGCATCGCCCGCATCGCCGTCTGGCAGCTGCTGGGCGTGTACGACTACGGGGCGCACTGGCCGCTCGTCGCCGCCACGGTGGGCCTGGCCCTGGTCGGCGTGGTGATGTTCGGCTCGCTCGCCGGCTCCATGCTGCCGTTCCTGCTCCGTCGCAGCGGCTTCGATCCCGCGAGCGCGTCGGCGCCGTTCGTGGCCACCCTGGTGGACGTCACCGGGCTCATCATCTACTTCACCGTGGCGTATCTCGTGCTGCGCGGCACCCTGCTCTAG
- a CDS encoding peptidyl-alpha-hydroxyglycine alpha-amidating lyase family protein — MAQTARRYDVVPGWEQLPAGYVHRDVAGVAVDGEDRVYLICRGDHPIIAYDQKGNFIRSWGEGQFTYRTHGITVAPNGTLFCTDDGNHTIRQFTPEGKLLLTLGIMNTPSDTGYDGKDYMTITRPAGPFNRPTNIAVGPRGHLYVSDGYGNCRVHRFSPTGTLERSWGEPGTGPGQFYLPHGIAVHADGRVFVCDRESDRIQIFNPDGEYLAEWTDTQRPTHIVFDAEGRAYVSELWWHPGDISRRHGPTTAAKPARLSVFDPEGRVLARWGTADATAAGSFAAPHGLAVDSRGDIYVSEVTWTFAVSRGRAPADTHTFQKFALQR; from the coding sequence ATGGCGCAGACGGCGCGGCGATACGATGTGGTCCCGGGCTGGGAGCAGCTTCCCGCCGGCTACGTGCACCGGGACGTGGCGGGCGTGGCGGTGGACGGCGAGGACCGCGTCTACCTGATCTGCCGGGGCGATCACCCCATCATCGCCTATGACCAGAAGGGCAACTTCATCCGGTCGTGGGGCGAGGGCCAGTTCACCTATCGGACCCACGGCATCACCGTGGCGCCCAACGGCACCTTGTTCTGCACCGATGACGGCAACCACACCATCCGGCAGTTCACGCCGGAGGGCAAGCTGCTGCTGACGCTCGGGATCATGAACACCCCCTCCGACACCGGCTACGACGGCAAGGACTACATGACGATCACGCGGCCGGCGGGGCCATTCAACCGCCCCACCAACATCGCCGTCGGTCCGCGGGGGCACCTGTACGTCTCCGACGGCTACGGGAACTGCCGCGTGCACCGCTTCTCGCCCACCGGCACGCTCGAGCGCTCCTGGGGCGAGCCGGGCACGGGCCCCGGCCAGTTCTACTTGCCCCACGGCATCGCCGTCCACGCGGACGGGCGGGTGTTCGTGTGCGATCGTGAGAGCGACCGCATCCAGATCTTCAACCCCGACGGCGAGTACCTCGCGGAGTGGACGGACACGCAGCGGCCTACCCACATCGTGTTCGACGCCGAGGGGCGCGCCTACGTCTCCGAGCTTTGGTGGCACCCCGGCGACATCTCGCGACGCCACGGGCCAACCACGGCGGCCAAGCCCGCGCGGCTCAGCGTCTTCGATCCCGAGGGCCGGGTGCTCGCGCGCTGGGGCACCGCGGATGCCACCGCGGCGGGGAGCTTCGCGGCGCCGCACGGGCTCGCAGTGGATTCCCGCGGGGACATCTACGTGAGCGAGGTGACGTGGACCTTCGCGGTGAGTCGCGGCCGCGCCCCCGCCGACACGCACACGTTCCAGAAGTTCGCGCTTCAGCGCTAG
- a CDS encoding glutaredoxin domain-containing protein produces the protein MKRALLFTMQGNADGEAALAYLQARGVAVDVRDVGKDPDASLDLFKRIGRLAVPAVVIGERVFLGFGAHKDEIEALVRD, from the coding sequence GTGAAGCGCGCCCTGCTCTTTACGATGCAGGGCAACGCCGACGGCGAGGCGGCCCTCGCCTATCTGCAGGCGCGCGGTGTCGCGGTCGACGTGCGCGACGTGGGCAAGGACCCGGACGCGAGCCTTGACCTCTTCAAGCGCATCGGCCGGCTCGCGGTGCCCGCCGTCGTCATCGGCGAGCGCGTCTTCCTGGGCTTCGGCGCCCACAAGGACGAGATCGAGGCCCTCGTCCGCGACTAA
- a CDS encoding HU family DNA-binding protein translates to MIRSDIVSAMAASTGWTKAASDRALRALLASIRTSLKRGQSVTLVGFGTFCVSRRKPRRGKNPRTGQPMVVAAGRTPRFKPSRELKRAIR, encoded by the coding sequence ATGATCCGTTCGGACATCGTGAGCGCGATGGCGGCCTCCACCGGCTGGACCAAAGCCGCTTCCGATCGCGCGCTGCGCGCCTTGCTCGCCTCGATCCGCACCTCCCTCAAGCGCGGGCAATCCGTCACGCTCGTGGGCTTCGGCACCTTCTGCGTCAGCCGTCGCAAGCCGCGGCGGGGCAAGAACCCCCGCACCGGCCAGCCCATGGTGGTGGCGGCGGGGCGCACGCCCCGGTTCAAGCCGTCCAGGGAGCTCAAGCGCGCCATCCGCTAG